The Nocardioides campestrisoli genome includes a window with the following:
- a CDS encoding YbjN domain-containing protein, with protein sequence MGVTLDERVVALVRDHLTENELDHDEIAPGVFSFNLPGTKKLQTPVRLDVGPHALAVHAFVCRNPDENHERVYRWLLERNLRMYAVAFAVDAAGDIYLDARLPLAGLDSDELDRLLGSVLSYADESFNTILELGFASSIRKEWEWRTSRGESTANLEAFRGWLEAAPDGSPG encoded by the coding sequence ATGGGCGTGACCCTGGACGAGCGGGTGGTGGCGCTGGTGCGCGACCACCTCACCGAGAACGAGCTGGACCACGACGAGATCGCGCCCGGGGTCTTCTCCTTCAACCTGCCGGGGACCAAGAAGCTGCAGACCCCGGTCCGGCTCGACGTGGGTCCGCACGCGCTGGCCGTGCACGCGTTCGTCTGCCGCAACCCCGACGAGAACCACGAGCGGGTCTACCGCTGGCTGCTCGAGCGCAACCTGCGGATGTACGCCGTCGCCTTCGCCGTCGACGCCGCCGGCGACATCTACCTCGACGCCCGCCTCCCGCTGGCCGGCCTGGACTCCGACGAGCTGGACCGGCTCCTGGGGTCGGTGCTGAGCTATGCCGACGAGTCGTTCAACACGATCCTCGAGCTCGGCTTCGCCAGCTCGATCCGCAAGGAGTGGGAGTGGCGCACCTCCCGGGGCGAGTCGACGGCCAACCTGGAGGCGTTCAGGGGCTGGCTGGAGGCCGCACCGGACGGGTCACCCGGCTGA
- a CDS encoding DMT family transporter yields the protein MTTTRSGAPAATAGHSPAPWLPLLAVGFTLVTWASAFVAIRHLGETVPPGSLSLGRLAVAVLALGVMVRLQAGREVRLGRADRIRWRMPRRADWPLVVLGGLSWIAVYNVALNEAERRIDAGTAALLVQLGPILVALLATVFLGDRLTVWLVAGLAIGFGGVVLIARASSQESGSDVLGVFLGVVAAVGFAIGVLTQKRLLGSGMTALDMTFWYYAVGLVGCLPWTVELVGVLGRASAADLWWIVYLGVFPSAIAFTTWAYALSHAEAGRFAMATFLVPFITALLAWLLLAEVPPALAFVGGALCLAGVLVSRVTRPVRPPASP from the coding sequence GTGACGACGACGAGAAGCGGGGCGCCGGCCGCGACCGCCGGGCACTCCCCCGCCCCGTGGCTCCCCCTGCTGGCGGTGGGCTTCACCCTGGTCACCTGGGCCTCGGCCTTCGTGGCCATCCGGCACCTCGGTGAGACGGTGCCCCCGGGCTCCCTGAGCCTGGGCCGGCTGGCCGTCGCCGTCCTCGCGCTGGGCGTGATGGTGCGCCTCCAGGCCGGCCGGGAGGTGCGCCTGGGCCGGGCCGACCGGATCCGCTGGCGGATGCCGCGGCGGGCGGACTGGCCCCTGGTCGTGCTCGGCGGGCTGAGCTGGATCGCGGTCTACAACGTGGCCCTCAACGAGGCCGAGCGGCGCATCGACGCCGGCACCGCCGCGCTGCTGGTCCAGCTCGGCCCGATCCTGGTGGCGCTGCTGGCCACGGTCTTCCTCGGCGACCGGCTCACCGTCTGGCTGGTCGCGGGCCTGGCGATCGGGTTCGGCGGCGTCGTGCTGATCGCACGCGCGTCCTCCCAGGAGTCGGGCAGCGACGTGCTGGGCGTCTTCCTCGGGGTGGTGGCCGCGGTCGGCTTCGCCATCGGCGTGCTCACCCAGAAGCGGTTGCTGGGCAGTGGGATGACCGCGCTGGACATGACCTTCTGGTACTACGCGGTCGGCCTGGTCGGCTGCCTGCCCTGGACCGTCGAGCTGGTCGGGGTGCTCGGGCGGGCCAGCGCGGCCGACCTGTGGTGGATCGTCTACCTGGGCGTCTTCCCCAGCGCGATCGCGTTCACCACCTGGGCCTACGCGCTCTCGCACGCCGAGGCCGGCCGGTTCGCGATGGCGACCTTCCTGGTCCCCTTCATCACCGCGCTGCTGGCCTGGCTGCTGCTCGCCGAGGTGCCCCCGGCGCTCGCCTTCGTGGGCGGCGCGCTCTGCCTGGCCGGGGTGCTGGTCAGCCGGGTGACCCGTCCGGTGCGGCCTCCAGCCAGCCCCTGA
- a CDS encoding response regulator transcription factor — protein sequence MTRVLVVEDEESYSDALAYMLRKEGFEVSLAADGATALQEFARQGPDIVLLDLMLPGVPGTEVCRQIRATSRVPVIMVSAKDDEVDKVVGLELGADDYVTKPYSPRELVARIRAVLRRGGEPELTPDTLEAGPVRMDVERHVVTVDGAEQRLPLKEFELLEMFLRNPGRVLTRGQLIDRVWGADYVGDTKTLDVHVKRLRSKLEPDPSTPRYLITVRGLGYKLDL from the coding sequence ATGACACGCGTGCTGGTCGTCGAGGACGAGGAGAGCTACAGCGACGCCCTCGCCTACATGCTCCGCAAGGAGGGGTTCGAGGTCTCGCTGGCCGCGGACGGCGCCACCGCGCTGCAGGAGTTCGCCCGCCAGGGCCCCGACATCGTGCTGCTGGACCTGATGCTCCCCGGCGTGCCCGGCACCGAGGTGTGCCGCCAGATCCGGGCCACCTCGCGCGTGCCCGTCATCATGGTCTCCGCCAAGGACGACGAGGTGGACAAGGTGGTCGGGCTCGAGCTGGGCGCCGATGACTACGTCACCAAGCCCTACTCCCCGCGCGAGCTGGTCGCCCGGATCCGCGCCGTCCTGCGCCGCGGGGGCGAGCCCGAGCTCACCCCGGACACGCTGGAGGCCGGGCCGGTGCGGATGGACGTGGAGCGGCACGTCGTCACCGTCGACGGCGCCGAGCAGCGGCTGCCGCTCAAGGAGTTCGAGCTGCTGGAGATGTTCCTGCGCAACCCCGGTCGCGTGCTCACCCGCGGCCAGCTGATCGACCGCGTGTGGGGCGCCGACTACGTCGGGGACACCAAGACCCTCGACGTGCACGTCAAGCGGCTGCGCTCCAAGCTGGAGCCCGATCCGTCCACGCCCCGCTACCTGATCACCGTCCGCGGCCTGGGATACAAGCTGGACCTCTGA
- a CDS encoding sensor histidine kinase translates to MDPTTQAALASLIGVVVGAVGVLAWHISDREQRRESPTEEPVLPPGVDTVLSVLRSSAVVLDEDDTVLKASAPAYAFGLVRGNELLIEDLRDLVSKVRRDGEIRETELTLTRDQAAPRTISARVAPLGPRLVLVLAEDRTRERRVEAVRRDFAANVSHELKTPVGAIRLLAEAVSEAATDPEAVQRFAGRMLVESDRLSQLVHQVIELSRLQSQDPGDEQATVAVEEVLAQAVDTSATDAAAKRIELEVDTEPGLCVRGDGGQVAAAVSNLVSNAVTYSDEGTSVLVTAKGTERTVEISVVDRGIGIPPEELDRIFERFYRVDPARHRSTGGTGLGLSIVKHVAATHGGDVSVWSVEGEGSTFTLSLPRKHPRPAGDRGLPEEGSR, encoded by the coding sequence GTGGACCCGACGACCCAGGCCGCCCTGGCCTCCCTGATCGGTGTCGTCGTCGGGGCCGTGGGCGTCCTCGCGTGGCACATCAGCGACCGTGAGCAGCGCCGGGAGTCGCCGACCGAGGAGCCCGTGCTGCCGCCCGGGGTCGACACCGTGCTGTCGGTGCTGCGCAGCAGCGCCGTGGTGCTCGACGAGGACGACACCGTGCTCAAGGCCTCCGCGCCGGCGTACGCCTTCGGGCTGGTCCGCGGCAACGAGCTGCTGATCGAGGACCTGCGCGACCTGGTGAGCAAGGTGCGCCGCGACGGGGAGATCCGGGAGACCGAGCTGACCCTGACCCGCGACCAGGCGGCCCCGCGCACCATCAGCGCCCGGGTGGCGCCGCTGGGTCCCCGCCTGGTCCTGGTCCTGGCCGAGGACCGCACCCGCGAGCGCCGGGTGGAGGCCGTACGCCGCGACTTCGCGGCCAACGTCAGCCACGAGCTCAAGACCCCGGTCGGGGCGATCCGGCTGCTGGCCGAGGCGGTCTCCGAGGCCGCCACCGACCCCGAGGCCGTGCAGCGGTTCGCCGGGCGGATGCTGGTGGAGAGCGACCGGCTCTCCCAGCTGGTCCACCAGGTCATCGAGCTCTCCCGCCTCCAGTCCCAGGACCCGGGCGACGAGCAGGCCACGGTCGCGGTGGAGGAGGTGCTCGCCCAGGCGGTGGACACCTCCGCCACCGACGCCGCGGCCAAGCGGATCGAGCTCGAGGTCGACACCGAGCCCGGCCTCTGCGTCCGCGGCGACGGTGGCCAGGTGGCGGCCGCGGTCTCCAACCTGGTCTCCAACGCCGTGACCTACTCCGACGAGGGCACCTCGGTGCTGGTCACCGCGAAGGGCACCGAGCGCACCGTGGAGATCTCCGTGGTCGACCGTGGCATCGGCATCCCGCCCGAGGAGCTCGACCGGATCTTCGAGCGGTTCTACCGCGTCGACCCGGCACGCCACCGGTCCACCGGCGGCACCGGGCTCGGGCTCTCCATCGTCAAGCACGTGGCCGCCACCCACGGCGGCGACGTCTCCGTGTGGTCCGTGGAGGGCGAGGGTTCGACGTTCACCCTCTCCCTGCCCCGCAAGCACCCCCGACCCGCGGGCGACCGCGGACTGCCAGAGGAAGGAAGCCGATGA
- the phoU gene encoding phosphate signaling complex protein PhoU, producing the protein MREVFHEQLDSVFDDLVDICRLVRTALQRSTAALLEGDPALAEQVISADAEIDRARERVEEKAFALLSLQAPVAGDLRLVVAALRMVTELERMGDLSVHVAKVARLRAPHVAVPEAMRPTLTRMAEVAEDMVTQVIQIIAERDVEAARSLARDDEEMDLLRRSSFVTLLADDWEHGVEAAIDIALLGRYYERIADHAVSVAKRVIFVVTGRTVLAD; encoded by the coding sequence ATGCGTGAGGTCTTCCATGAACAGCTGGACTCGGTCTTCGACGACCTGGTCGACATCTGCAGGCTCGTCCGAACAGCCCTCCAGCGCAGCACCGCTGCGTTGCTGGAGGGCGACCCGGCCCTGGCCGAGCAGGTGATCTCCGCCGACGCCGAGATCGACCGGGCCCGCGAGCGGGTGGAGGAGAAGGCGTTCGCGCTGCTGAGCCTCCAGGCGCCGGTCGCCGGCGACCTCCGTCTGGTCGTCGCGGCGCTGCGGATGGTCACCGAGCTGGAGCGGATGGGCGACCTGTCGGTGCACGTGGCGAAGGTGGCGCGGCTCCGTGCCCCGCACGTCGCGGTGCCCGAGGCGATGCGCCCGACCCTGACCCGGATGGCCGAGGTCGCCGAGGACATGGTCACCCAGGTCATCCAGATCATCGCCGAGCGCGACGTCGAGGCGGCCAGGTCGCTGGCCCGCGACGACGAGGAGATGGACCTGCTGCGACGCTCGAGCTTCGTGACGCTGCTCGCCGACGACTGGGAGCACGGCGTGGAGGCGGCCATCGACATCGCGCTGCTCGGCCGCTACTACGAGCGGATCGCCGACCACGCGGTCTCGGTGGCCAAGCGGGTGATCTTCGTGGTGACCGGGCGGACCGTCCTGGCCGACTGA
- a CDS encoding phosphoglyceromutase, which translates to MTYTLVLLRHGESEWNAKNLFTGWVDVALTDKGRAEAVRGGELLKAEGVLPDVVHTSLQRRAINTAALALDAADRHWIPVKRSWRLNERHYGALQGKDKKQTLEEYGEEQFMLWRRSFDTPPPPIADDDEFSQVGDPRYADLGEEMPRTECLKDVIARFLPYWEAEIVPDLKAGKTVLVAAHGNSLRALVKHLDQISDADIAGLNIPTGMPLVFELDEDLAPITAGGRYLDPEAAAAAAAAVANQGR; encoded by the coding sequence ATGACCTACACCCTGGTCCTGCTCCGCCACGGCGAGAGCGAGTGGAACGCCAAGAACCTCTTCACCGGGTGGGTCGACGTGGCCCTGACCGACAAGGGGCGGGCGGAGGCCGTCCGCGGCGGCGAGCTGCTGAAGGCCGAGGGCGTGCTGCCCGACGTCGTGCACACCTCGCTGCAGCGGCGGGCGATCAACACCGCCGCCCTGGCCCTGGACGCCGCGGACCGGCACTGGATCCCGGTCAAGCGCTCCTGGCGGCTCAACGAGCGTCACTACGGGGCGCTCCAGGGCAAGGACAAGAAGCAGACGCTGGAGGAGTACGGCGAGGAGCAGTTCATGCTCTGGCGCCGCAGCTTCGACACCCCTCCCCCGCCGATCGCCGACGACGACGAGTTCTCCCAGGTGGGCGACCCCCGGTACGCCGACCTCGGCGAGGAGATGCCGCGCACCGAGTGCCTCAAGGACGTCATCGCCCGGTTCCTCCCCTACTGGGAGGCGGAGATCGTCCCGGACCTCAAGGCCGGCAAGACCGTCCTGGTGGCCGCACACGGCAACAGCCTGCGGGCGCTGGTCAAGCACCTGGACCAGATCAGCGACGCCGACATCGCCGGCCTCAACATCCCCACGGGGATGCCGCTGGTCTTCGAGCTCGACGAGGACCTCGCCCCGATCACCGCCGGCGGTCGGTACCTCGACCCCGAGGCGGCCGCCGCGGCCGCTGCCGCGGTCGCCAACCAGGGGCGCTGA
- a CDS encoding CarD family transcriptional regulator, translating into MTFTVGETVVYPNHGAAIIEDIEMRKIKGEDREYLVLRIVAQQDLVVRVPACNLDLVGVRDVVDKAGLDRVFDVLRAAHVEEPTNWSRRYKANLEKLHSGDVMKVAEVVRDLWRRERDRGLSAGEKRMLAKARQILVSELALAEHTNEDKAEAILDEVLAS; encoded by the coding sequence ATGACTTTCACCGTCGGCGAAACGGTTGTCTACCCGAATCACGGGGCTGCCATCATCGAGGACATCGAGATGCGCAAGATCAAGGGGGAGGATCGGGAGTACCTCGTTCTCCGCATCGTCGCCCAGCAGGACCTCGTGGTCCGTGTGCCCGCGTGCAACCTCGACCTGGTCGGCGTGCGCGACGTGGTCGACAAGGCCGGTCTCGACCGGGTCTTCGACGTGCTGCGCGCCGCGCACGTGGAGGAGCCGACCAACTGGTCCCGCCGCTACAAGGCCAACCTGGAGAAGCTGCACTCCGGAGACGTGATGAAGGTGGCCGAGGTCGTCCGCGACCTGTGGCGCCGCGAGCGCGACCGCGGCCTGTCCGCGGGCGAGAAGCGGATGCTGGCCAAGGCCCGGCAGATCCTGGTCTCCGAGCTCGCCCTGGCCGAGCACACCAACGAGGACAAGGCCGAGGCCATCCTCGACGAGGTGCTCGCCTCCTGA
- a CDS encoding 2-C-methyl-D-erythritol 4-phosphate cytidylyltransferase has protein sequence MLRDPYHLDDDENPRPRGRVLDEDRGRLPYVLLHGEALVVCAAWAVGEAGIELLDHDTPWSDVQEAGAPLVLHDALCPMTPAQFLADCVERCLETGHVVVGVRPVTDTVKQTADGVLGGTVDREDLRAVSSPVVLPADLLAHLPDLPATDFPTLLESLVLVLGADRSRWLELVEAPAQGRRVHDADDVRLLEQLTAAPRSVFP, from the coding sequence ATGCTCAGGGATCCGTACCACCTCGACGACGACGAGAACCCGCGTCCGCGCGGTCGCGTGCTCGACGAGGACCGCGGCCGCCTCCCCTACGTGCTGCTGCACGGGGAGGCGCTGGTGGTCTGCGCCGCCTGGGCCGTCGGGGAGGCCGGGATCGAGCTGCTCGACCACGACACCCCGTGGAGCGACGTGCAGGAGGCGGGGGCGCCCCTGGTCCTGCACGACGCGCTGTGCCCGATGACCCCGGCCCAGTTCCTCGCCGACTGCGTCGAGCGCTGCCTGGAGACCGGGCACGTGGTGGTGGGCGTCCGTCCGGTCACCGACACGGTCAAGCAGACCGCGGACGGGGTGCTGGGCGGCACGGTCGACCGCGAGGACCTGCGCGCCGTGAGCTCCCCGGTGGTGCTGCCCGCCGACCTGCTCGCCCACCTGCCGGACCTGCCGGCCACCGACTTCCCGACGCTGCTCGAGAGCCTGGTCCTGGTGCTCGGTGCCGACCGGAGCCGGTGGCTGGAGCTGGTCGAGGCGCCGGCGCAGGGACGCCGCGTGCACGACGCGGACGACGTACGGCTGCTCGAGCAGCTGACCGCGGCCCCGCGCTCCGTCTTCCCCTGA
- a CDS encoding IspD/TarI family cytidylyltransferase, whose amino-acid sequence MTASAFVVLAAGSGSRVGAVVDGRPRNKVLLPLAGRPVLAHSVGAALAVPGVRRVVVVARPGEEEAVAEALRPHLDLHDADDGDTGEGADAPEVLLVTGGDTRHASEQAALQVLAPWVESGEIEVVAVHDGARPLAGSELMAGLVTAAAEHGGAVPVVEAGPLLRADGSPGPSGLVAVQTPQAFRARPLLSAYRAAARDGFEGTDTAATLERYGDPDDGGRPVRITAVASSSRNLKVTFPEDVALAELLLDLPTPTD is encoded by the coding sequence GTGACTGCCTCCGCCTTCGTGGTCCTCGCTGCCGGCTCGGGTTCGCGGGTCGGGGCGGTGGTCGACGGCCGCCCCCGCAACAAGGTGCTGCTGCCCCTGGCCGGGCGGCCCGTGCTGGCGCACTCGGTGGGCGCGGCCCTCGCGGTGCCCGGCGTACGCCGCGTGGTCGTGGTGGCCCGTCCCGGGGAGGAGGAGGCGGTCGCCGAGGCGCTGCGCCCGCACCTGGACCTCCACGACGCCGACGACGGAGACACCGGCGAGGGGGCCGACGCCCCCGAGGTGCTGCTGGTCACCGGTGGGGACACCCGGCACGCCTCCGAGCAGGCCGCGCTGCAGGTGCTCGCCCCGTGGGTGGAGTCCGGGGAGATCGAGGTCGTCGCCGTCCACGACGGGGCGCGCCCGCTCGCCGGCTCCGAGCTGATGGCCGGCCTGGTCACCGCCGCCGCCGAGCACGGCGGAGCGGTCCCCGTGGTGGAGGCGGGTCCACTGCTGCGTGCCGACGGCTCCCCCGGCCCCAGCGGGCTGGTGGCGGTGCAGACCCCGCAGGCATTCCGCGCCCGCCCCCTGCTGAGCGCCTACCGGGCCGCGGCCCGCGACGGTTTCGAGGGCACCGACACCGCCGCCACCCTGGAGCGGTACGGCGACCCGGACGACGGGGGCCGGCCTGTGCGGATCACCGCCGTCGCGTCGAGCTCCCGCAACCTCAAGGTCACCTTCCCCGAGGACGTGGCGCTGGCCGAGCTGCTCCTCGACCTTCCGACGCCGACCGACTGA
- a CDS encoding MFS transporter: MATLTQTPAAPGPGGLPAGAERRTGRWIDDWRPEDEEFWENGGKQVARRNLLWSIFAEHLGFSVWLIWSVSSAFLLAQGFDFTAQQLFLLVALPNLVGSLLRLPYTFAVPKFGGRNWTVASAALLLVPTLLFAFFVQRPETPYWVFCLIAATAGLGGGNFASSMANINFFYPSAKKGAALGLNAAGGNLGVSLIQLLLPVMVGGAGIFGLVKASESGIRLEVAAYVYAGLAVVAAFAAWRWMDNLSSAVSSPREQLTVVRNRQTWVMSFLYIGTFGSFIGYSAAMPLLIKLNFWVPEPAPLGTGIFFAYYAFLGAGIGSVTRPFGGWLADRLGGARVTLGAFLGLVVFTLAVLWTLSQLTPNPTADPAIALDNQSWFGWFLGFFLAIFACTGIGNGSTYKMIPAIFRLEAERGTAPGTPERTGALHAATKRASAAIGVIGAVGALGGFLIPLAFSAPWVADPMQATRGAFMVFTCFYVVCAVVTYVVYLRRGTRAGSTAGARI, encoded by the coding sequence ATGGCCACCCTCACCCAGACCCCCGCCGCCCCCGGCCCGGGCGGTCTCCCGGCCGGCGCGGAGCGCCGGACCGGACGCTGGATCGACGACTGGCGGCCGGAGGACGAGGAGTTCTGGGAGAACGGCGGCAAGCAGGTCGCCCGCCGCAACCTGCTCTGGTCGATCTTCGCCGAGCACCTGGGCTTCTCGGTCTGGCTGATCTGGAGCGTCTCCTCGGCGTTCCTGCTGGCCCAGGGCTTCGACTTCACCGCCCAGCAGCTCTTCCTGCTGGTGGCGCTGCCCAACCTCGTCGGCTCGCTGCTGCGGCTGCCCTACACCTTCGCGGTGCCGAAGTTCGGCGGACGCAACTGGACGGTCGCCAGCGCCGCGCTGCTGCTGGTGCCGACGCTGCTCTTCGCGTTCTTCGTGCAGCGGCCGGAGACGCCGTACTGGGTGTTCTGCCTGATCGCCGCGACCGCCGGCCTCGGTGGCGGCAACTTCGCCTCCTCGATGGCCAACATCAACTTCTTCTACCCCTCGGCCAAGAAGGGCGCCGCGCTCGGGCTCAACGCCGCTGGCGGCAACCTGGGGGTCTCGCTGATCCAGCTGCTGCTGCCGGTGATGGTCGGCGGCGCCGGCATCTTCGGACTGGTCAAGGCCAGCGAGTCCGGCATCAGGCTGGAGGTCGCCGCCTACGTGTACGCCGGCCTGGCCGTGGTCGCCGCGTTCGCCGCCTGGAGGTGGATGGACAACCTCAGCTCCGCGGTCTCCAGCCCGCGCGAGCAGCTCACCGTCGTCCGCAACCGGCAGACCTGGGTCATGTCGTTCCTCTACATCGGCACCTTCGGCTCCTTCATCGGCTACTCCGCGGCGATGCCGCTGCTGATCAAGCTCAACTTCTGGGTGCCCGAGCCTGCCCCGCTCGGCACCGGGATCTTCTTCGCCTACTACGCCTTCCTCGGCGCCGGCATCGGCTCGGTCACCCGGCCCTTCGGCGGGTGGCTGGCCGACCGGCTGGGCGGCGCCCGGGTCACCCTCGGGGCCTTCCTCGGCCTGGTGGTCTTCACCTTGGCCGTGCTCTGGACGCTCTCCCAGCTCACCCCGAACCCGACCGCCGACCCGGCGATCGCCCTGGACAACCAGTCCTGGTTCGGGTGGTTCCTCGGCTTCTTCCTGGCGATCTTCGCCTGCACCGGCATCGGCAACGGCTCGACGTACAAGATGATCCCGGCGATCTTCCGGCTCGAGGCCGAGCGGGGGACCGCGCCGGGCACCCCCGAGCGCACCGGCGCGCTGCACGCCGCCACCAAGCGGGCCTCGGCGGCGATCGGGGTGATCGGCGCGGTCGGCGCCCTGGGCGGCTTCCTGATCCCGCTGGCCTTCTCCGCCCCCTGGGTGGCGGACCCGATGCAGGCCACCCGCGGCGCCTTCATGGTCTTCACCTGCTTCTACGTGGTCTGCGCCGTGGTCACCTACGTCGTCTACCTGCGCCGGGGCACGCGCGCGGGCAGCACGGCCGGCGCGCGGATCTGA
- a CDS encoding molybdopterin oxidoreductase family protein — translation MSGTRAEGTRTHCPYCSLQCGMRVVGHRTPEVKAWAEFPVNAGALCRKGWSATGLVGSRERLTTPLLRDRGTGEFTPVSWDEALDVVAAGLARAQRAGGADAVAVFGGGGLTNEKAYALGKFARTVLRTSQIDYNGRWCMSSAASAGSRAFGIDRGLPFPLADVEQTDVLVLVGSNLAETMPPAARHLDRLRERGGRVVVVDPRRTATAERADVFVQPVPGTDLALALGVLHLLVAGGHVDEEYVAARTTGFAEVRDSVSAWWPERVERVTGVPAGQVRELAALLGSRQGSTGERAAVTVLTARGAEQHSTGSDTVLAWINVALALGQCGRPYGGYGCLTGQGNGQGGREHGQKADQLPGYRSIEDPAARAHVAGVWGVEPGSLPGKGRSAYELLTALGTEGGPRALLVHGSNPVLSAPHATRVVERLEALDLLVVCDLVLSETAAIADVVLPVTQWAEESGTMTNLEGRVLLRQRALTPPAGVRTDLEVLAGLAQRLGSTVAMPTDPEAVFTELRAASAGGPADYAGITWERIREEQGVFWPCPEVDHPGTPRMFTRSFAHPDGRARFHVVDHRGPAEVPDADFPVHLTTGRVLAQYQSGAQTRRIRELPDTGPFVEMHPLLAMRLGTADGEQVRVETRRGSMVAPARVTGTIRPDTVFVPFHWAGANRLTNDALDPASRMPEFKACAARVGLP, via the coding sequence ATGAGCGGGACCCGGGCGGAGGGCACCCGGACGCACTGCCCCTACTGCTCGCTGCAGTGCGGGATGCGGGTGGTCGGGCACCGGACGCCGGAGGTCAAGGCGTGGGCGGAGTTCCCGGTCAACGCCGGTGCCCTGTGCCGCAAGGGGTGGAGCGCCACCGGGCTGGTCGGCTCCCGGGAGCGGCTGACCACCCCGCTGCTCCGCGACCGCGGGACCGGCGAGTTCACCCCGGTCTCCTGGGACGAGGCGCTCGACGTGGTCGCCGCCGGGCTGGCCCGGGCCCAGCGGGCGGGCGGCGCCGACGCGGTGGCCGTCTTCGGCGGCGGCGGGCTGACCAACGAGAAGGCGTACGCGCTGGGCAAGTTCGCCCGCACGGTGCTGCGCACCAGCCAGATCGACTACAACGGCCGGTGGTGCATGTCGTCGGCCGCCTCAGCCGGCAGCCGTGCCTTCGGCATCGACCGGGGGCTGCCGTTCCCGCTGGCAGACGTGGAGCAGACCGACGTGCTGGTGCTGGTCGGCTCCAACCTGGCCGAGACGATGCCTCCGGCGGCCCGGCACCTGGACCGGCTGCGGGAGCGGGGCGGTCGGGTGGTGGTGGTCGACCCGCGCCGCACGGCGACAGCCGAGCGTGCCGACGTCTTCGTCCAGCCGGTGCCCGGCACCGACCTGGCGCTCGCGCTGGGGGTGCTGCACCTGCTGGTCGCCGGCGGGCACGTCGACGAGGAGTACGTCGCCGCGCGCACCACCGGCTTCGCCGAGGTCCGCGACTCGGTCTCCGCCTGGTGGCCCGAGCGCGTCGAGCGGGTCACCGGTGTCCCCGCCGGGCAGGTGCGCGAGCTGGCGGCGCTGCTGGGGTCCCGACAGGGGTCGACCGGCGAGAGGGCCGCGGTGACGGTGCTGACCGCCCGCGGTGCCGAGCAGCACAGCACCGGCTCCGACACGGTGCTGGCCTGGATCAACGTCGCGCTGGCACTGGGCCAGTGCGGCAGGCCGTACGGCGGCTACGGCTGCCTGACCGGCCAGGGCAACGGGCAGGGCGGCCGCGAGCACGGGCAGAAGGCCGACCAGCTGCCCGGCTACCGCTCGATCGAGGACCCCGCCGCCCGGGCGCACGTCGCCGGCGTCTGGGGAGTCGAGCCCGGGTCGCTGCCGGGCAAGGGGCGCTCGGCGTACGAGCTGCTGACGGCGCTCGGCACCGAGGGCGGACCGAGGGCGCTGCTGGTGCACGGCTCCAATCCCGTGCTCTCGGCCCCGCACGCCACCCGGGTGGTCGAGCGGCTGGAGGCGCTGGACCTGCTGGTGGTCTGCGACCTGGTGCTCTCCGAGACCGCGGCGATCGCCGACGTGGTGCTGCCGGTCACGCAGTGGGCCGAGGAGTCCGGCACCATGACCAACCTCGAGGGCCGGGTGCTCCTGCGCCAGCGGGCGCTCACCCCGCCCGCGGGCGTCCGCACCGACCTGGAGGTGCTGGCCGGCCTGGCGCAGCGGCTCGGCAGCACGGTGGCGATGCCCACCGACCCCGAGGCGGTCTTCACCGAGCTGCGGGCCGCCTCCGCCGGCGGGCCGGCCGACTATGCCGGGATCACCTGGGAGCGGATCCGGGAGGAGCAGGGCGTCTTCTGGCCCTGTCCGGAGGTCGACCACCCGGGGACGCCGCGGATGTTCACCCGGTCCTTCGCCCACCCCGACGGGCGGGCCCGCTTCCACGTGGTCGACCACCGGGGCCCGGCCGAGGTGCCCGACGCCGACTTCCCGGTGCACCTGACCACCGGCCGGGTGCTGGCGCAGTACCAGTCCGGGGCGCAGACCAGGCGGATCCGCGAGCTGCCGGACACCGGCCCCTTCGTGGAGATGCACCCGCTGCTGGCGATGCGGCTCGGCACCGCGGACGGGGAGCAGGTCCGGGTGGAGACCCGGCGCGGGTCGATGGTCGCGCCGGCGCGGGTGACCGGGACGATCCGCCCCGACACCGTCTTCGTGCCGTTCCACTGGGCGGGCGCCAACCGGCTGACCAACGACGCGCTGGATCCCGCCTCCCGGATGCCGGAGTTCAAGGCGTGCGCGGCCCGGGTGGGCCTGCCGTGA